In a single window of the Hydrogenothermus marinus genome:
- a CDS encoding cation transporter — protein sequence MDKYLVIFSSLPFVLGIAWFFFGGKKKKEEIENSFIEENIGNKEIIELNISGMHCAGCAAGIEGTLKNTEGIIEAKVNFATSKGLFKYNPAKISKEQIISKIKELGYSASEDLEDIEKKSS from the coding sequence TTGGATAAATATTTAGTAATATTTTCATCTTTGCCTTTTGTTTTAGGAATAGCTTGGTTTTTCTTTGGTGGGAAAAAGAAAAAAGAAGAGATTGAGAATAGCTTTATAGAAGAAAATATTGGGAATAAAGAGATTATAGAACTTAATATCTCTGGAATGCATTGTGCAGGCTGTGCAGCAGGTATAGAAGGAACATTAAAAAACACAGAAGGTATAATAGAAGCAAAAGTAAATTTTGCAACTTCTAAGGGATTATTTAAATATAATCCCGCTAAAATATCAAAAGAGCAAATAATATCAAAAATAAAAGAACTTGGATACTCAGCATCTGAAGATTTAGAAGATATTGAAAAAAAAAGCAGTTAA
- the tkt gene encoding transketolase — MSEKNEWLYINTIRVLSLDQVQTAKSGHPGMPLGAAPIAYVLWDKFLKHNPKNPKWFNRDRFILSAGHASALLYSLLHLYGYDLPLEELKKFRQWDSKTPGHPEYGHTPGVEVTTGPLGQGFATGVGMAIAECFMANYFNREGFNIVDHYTYALVSDGDLMEGISSEAAALAGRLKLGKLIYIYDDNHITIDGPTDIAWKEDIELRFKAHGWHVITVPNGEDLEAIYGAIKAAQDEKEKPSLIRIKTHIGWHSPKQDNPAVHGAPLSEEEAKITKRNLGFPEDKTFYIPEEALNHFRKAIDKGKQLEDEWNKLFNEYEKKYPELAKQFKQWINRELPKDIFKDLPEFEAGKAVATRSASGEVLNVFADRLPNLIGGSADLASSNKVVLKGKGDFYCSSPEGRNIHFGIREHAMGAAVNGIVLHGGLIAFGATFFVFSDYMRASLRMAALMDIPSIFVFTHDSIGVGEDGPTHQPIEHLMSFRVMPNMTVIRPADANETVEAWKIALKRNKPVMLVLTRQNVPVLDKKQFPIEEGVEKGAYYLIEKENPDVVLIGTGSEVYLCIEASKELEKEGIKASVVSMPSWELFFEQPKEYQEKVIPKDIPKVVVEAGIKTGWKDIVSENAEIIGMESFGASAPGSVLMEKFGFTVENVVNTAKNIIKQ; from the coding sequence TTGAGTGAAAAAAATGAATGGCTTTATATTAATACTATAAGAGTATTATCTCTTGATCAGGTTCAAACTGCAAAATCAGGACATCCAGGAATGCCTCTTGGAGCGGCACCTATAGCTTATGTTTTATGGGATAAGTTTTTAAAACATAATCCTAAAAATCCAAAGTGGTTTAACAGGGATAGATTTATTCTTTCTGCTGGTCATGCATCTGCTCTTTTATACTCACTTTTACATTTATATGGTTACGATCTTCCTTTAGAAGAGCTTAAAAAATTTAGACAATGGGATAGTAAAACACCAGGGCATCCTGAATATGGACATACACCGGGAGTAGAAGTTACAACAGGCCCATTAGGTCAAGGTTTTGCTACTGGTGTAGGAATGGCTATAGCTGAATGTTTTATGGCTAATTACTTTAATAGAGAAGGTTTTAATATAGTAGATCATTATACTTATGCTCTTGTATCTGATGGCGATTTAATGGAAGGAATATCTTCTGAAGCAGCTGCTTTAGCAGGAAGACTAAAACTTGGAAAGTTAATATATATATATGATGATAACCATATTACAATAGATGGTCCTACTGATATTGCTTGGAAAGAAGATATAGAACTTAGATTCAAAGCTCATGGATGGCATGTAATTACAGTACCAAATGGAGAAGATTTAGAAGCTATTTATGGAGCTATAAAAGCTGCTCAAGATGAAAAAGAAAAGCCATCTTTAATTAGGATAAAAACTCATATAGGATGGCATTCTCCAAAACAAGATAATCCTGCAGTTCATGGAGCACCGCTATCAGAAGAAGAAGCTAAAATCACTAAAAGAAATCTTGGATTTCCAGAAGATAAAACATTTTATATACCTGAAGAGGCTTTAAATCATTTTAGAAAAGCTATAGATAAAGGAAAACAGCTTGAAGATGAATGGAATAAGTTATTTAATGAATATGAGAAAAAATATCCAGAGCTTGCAAAACAGTTTAAACAATGGATAAATAGAGAGTTGCCTAAGGATATATTCAAAGATTTACCAGAATTTGAAGCAGGTAAAGCAGTGGCTACCCGTTCTGCGTCAGGAGAAGTATTAAATGTTTTTGCAGATAGACTTCCTAATTTAATTGGTGGTTCTGCTGATTTAGCATCTTCTAATAAAGTTGTATTAAAAGGAAAAGGCGATTTTTACTGCTCTTCTCCAGAAGGTAGAAATATACATTTTGGTATTAGAGAACATGCTATGGGAGCTGCTGTAAATGGAATAGTATTACATGGAGGATTAATTGCGTTTGGAGCTACATTTTTTGTATTTAGTGATTATATGAGAGCATCTTTAAGAATGGCGGCTCTTATGGATATACCTTCTATTTTTGTATTTACCCATGATAGCATTGGAGTTGGTGAAGATGGACCAACTCATCAACCTATAGAACATCTAATGTCTTTTAGAGTCATGCCAAATATGACTGTAATTAGGCCTGCAGATGCTAATGAAACTGTAGAAGCTTGGAAGATAGCATTAAAAAGAAATAAACCTGTAATGCTTGTTTTAACAAGACAAAATGTACCTGTTTTAGATAAAAAGCAGTTTCCAATAGAAGAAGGTGTAGAAAAAGGTGCATATTATTTAATAGAGAAAGAAAATCCAGATGTTGTTTTAATAGGAACAGGTTCTGAAGTTTATCTTTGTATAGAAGCATCAAAAGAGCTTGAAAAAGAAGGTATAAAAGCAAGTGTTGTTTCAATGCCATCTTGGGAATTATTCTTTGAGCAACCAAAAGAATATCAAGAAAAAGTTATACCAAAAGATATTCCAAAAGTTGTAGTAGAAGCTGGAATAAAAACAGGTTGGAAAGATATTGTTAGTGAAAATGCAGAAATAATTGGAATGGAAAGTTTTGGAGCTTCTGCACCAGGTAGTGTTTTAATGGAAAAATTTGGATTTACAGTTGAAAATGTAGTTAATACTGCTAAAAATATTATTAAACAATAA
- a CDS encoding heavy metal translocating P-type ATPase → MGWEFYKTSIYALKRKIADMNLLVAIGTSAAYFYSVIVLFFPDLIPKAKNTYFESAAAIITFILIGRYLETKARNKATSFMKSLLKLKPEKATILVDGKEIEIPAENIVKGDIVVLKAGDKVAVDGIIIEGGCELDQSAITGESLPVFKSENENVISGSIVKNGYCKIKAITSGADNTINHIIKLILEAQSKKPKIAKLADKIVSYFVPSILIIAIFTFDIWYFFTENITVSLIPAVSVLIIACPCALGLATPIAVVSVVGRAAKEGVLIKNPEVLEIIDKVKSVIFDKTGTLTKASLKVVNFKFENPEYKDLAYNLSLKTNHPISKAIVEGLKSENDLKIENIEYIVGKGIKAYWQNKPIYLGNLSLLEENNINLSENYKKILNKEIEKGRTVIFLATNDKVLGYISLEDEIREEAKEVIKWLKENGYKVYMLTGDNEKTAKNVAKIVGIENVFSNVLPEYKLKIVKSLQEKGEKVIFVGDGINDAPSLSEADIGIAIGGKGSQLAKESGDVILLSDSLKAVIKFIKLSKIGKTTIKQNLFWAYVYNIIGIPIAAGILYPINGLLLRPIFASIAMSLSSITVVLNALRIKVIKL, encoded by the coding sequence ATTGGCTGGGAATTTTATAAAACATCTATATATGCATTAAAAAGAAAAATAGCAGATATGAATCTTCTTGTTGCTATTGGTACCTCTGCTGCATATTTTTATTCGGTAATTGTTTTATTTTTCCCAGATTTGATTCCTAAAGCTAAAAATACATATTTTGAAAGTGCAGCAGCAATTATAACCTTTATTTTAATTGGTAGATACCTTGAAACGAAAGCACGAAATAAAGCAACATCTTTTATGAAAAGTTTATTAAAACTAAAACCAGAAAAAGCTACTATACTTGTTGATGGAAAAGAAATAGAAATTCCTGCAGAAAATATTGTTAAAGGCGATATTGTAGTACTAAAAGCTGGAGATAAAGTAGCTGTAGATGGAATTATTATAGAAGGTGGCTGCGAATTAGATCAGTCTGCGATAACTGGAGAAAGTCTTCCTGTTTTTAAATCTGAAAATGAAAATGTAATAAGTGGAAGTATAGTAAAAAATGGTTATTGTAAAATAAAAGCTATAACTTCTGGAGCTGATAATACAATTAATCATATAATAAAATTAATACTTGAAGCCCAATCTAAAAAACCTAAAATAGCAAAACTTGCAGATAAAATAGTTTCATATTTTGTGCCATCTATCTTAATAATTGCTATTTTTACATTTGATATATGGTATTTTTTTACAGAGAATATAACTGTTTCCTTAATTCCTGCAGTATCAGTTTTAATTATTGCTTGTCCTTGTGCTCTTGGCCTTGCAACACCTATAGCAGTTGTTTCAGTAGTTGGTAGAGCAGCAAAAGAAGGAGTTTTAATCAAAAATCCAGAAGTTTTAGAAATAATTGATAAAGTAAAATCAGTAATTTTTGATAAAACAGGAACATTAACAAAAGCATCTTTAAAGGTAGTCAATTTTAAATTTGAAAACCCTGAATATAAAGATTTAGCTTATAATCTTTCTTTAAAAACAAATCATCCAATATCTAAAGCTATTGTTGAAGGATTAAAATCTGAAAATGATCTAAAAATAGAAAATATAGAGTACATAGTTGGAAAAGGTATAAAAGCTTACTGGCAAAATAAACCTATCTATCTTGGAAATCTATCTTTACTTGAAGAAAATAATATAAATCTTTCTGAAAATTATAAAAAAATACTAAATAAAGAGATAGAAAAAGGAAGAACAGTTATATTTTTAGCTACTAATGATAAAGTTTTAGGTTATATATCCCTTGAAGATGAGATAAGAGAAGAAGCAAAAGAAGTTATAAAATGGCTTAAAGAAAATGGATATAAAGTTTATATGCTTACAGGAGATAATGAAAAAACTGCAAAAAATGTAGCTAAAATAGTTGGAATAGAAAATGTATTTTCTAATGTATTACCAGAATATAAGCTAAAAATAGTAAAAAGCTTGCAAGAAAAAGGAGAAAAAGTTATATTTGTAGGAGATGGCATAAATGATGCTCCTTCTTTATCTGAAGCAGATATAGGTATTGCTATAGGTGGTAAAGGTAGCCAGCTTGCAAAAGAGTCAGGAGATGTAATACTTCTTTCAGATAGTTTAAAAGCAGTAATAAAATTTATAAAACTTTCTAAAATTGGAAAAACTACTATAAAACAAAATCTATTTTGGGCTTATGTTTATAATATTATAGGAATACCAATTGCAGCAGGTATATTATATCCAATAAATGGGCTTTTATTAAGACCTATTTTTGCATCAATAGCAATGTCTTTAAGTTCTATTACTGTAGTTTTAAATGCTTTGAGAATAAAAGTTATAAAGTTGTAA
- a CDS encoding S1C family serine protease — protein sequence MRKSVSLFIITLIFILISCEKKEEKKIEKKKPAPIVQIQEKIHFVIEKNKPSLITIFSFSKNELKPLENESLGSGFVIKKDKDYIYILTNYHVIGKSKKIKVKFFNNIEKKAEVVGYDDKSDIAVLKVKVNKDLNNVKPVKIGDISKLKEGYFVLSAGSPYNLGHTFTFGIISALHRNLGLSPYEDYIQTDAAINPGNSGGPLFDINGKVVGMNIAIVDTGQGIGFAIPINTVLDIYNEILKYGKVRRGWLGVLVQPISNKAKKRLNIKNGVVVIKVFKNSPAEKYGLEVGDIILSINGKPVKSPQQLSFFIQRLKINSQIKITVLRDKKQLTLPIKIEEQIKNEEKS from the coding sequence ATGCGAAAATCTGTTTCTTTATTTATTATAACTTTAATTTTTATTCTAATCAGCTGTGAAAAAAAAGAAGAAAAGAAAATAGAGAAAAAAAAGCCTGCTCCTATTGTTCAAATTCAGGAAAAAATACATTTTGTAATAGAAAAAAACAAACCTTCTCTTATTACTATATTTTCTTTTAGTAAAAATGAACTAAAACCTTTAGAAAATGAATCTCTTGGTTCTGGCTTTGTAATAAAAAAGGATAAAGATTATATATATATACTTACTAATTATCATGTAATAGGAAAATCAAAAAAAATAAAAGTTAAATTTTTTAATAATATAGAAAAAAAGGCAGAAGTTGTAGGTTATGATGATAAAAGCGATATAGCAGTATTAAAAGTTAAGGTAAATAAGGATTTAAATAATGTAAAACCTGTAAAAATAGGAGATATATCAAAATTAAAGGAAGGTTATTTTGTTTTATCTGCAGGAAGTCCTTATAATTTAGGACATACATTTACATTTGGAATAATATCTGCCCTCCATAGAAATTTAGGATTATCTCCTTATGAAGATTATATACAAACAGATGCAGCAATAAATCCAGGAAATTCTGGAGGTCCTTTATTTGATATAAATGGAAAAGTAGTAGGAATGAATATAGCTATTGTAGATACAGGTCAAGGTATAGGTTTTGCTATACCTATAAATACAGTTTTAGATATTTATAACGAAATACTAAAATATGGTAAAGTAAGAAGAGGTTGGCTTGGGGTTTTAGTTCAACCCATATCAAATAAAGCAAAAAAAAGACTAAATATAAAAAATGGAGTAGTTGTAATAAAAGTATTTAAAAACTCTCCTGCAGAAAAATATGGATTAGAAGTTGGTGATATTATTTTAAGTATAAATGGAAAACCGGTAAAATCTCCTCAACAGCTTTCATTTTTTATACAAAGATTAAAAATAAACAGCCAAATAAAGATTACTGTTTTGAGGGATAAAAAACAGCTAACTTTACCAATTAAAATAGAAGAACAAATTAAGAATGAAGAAAAATCTTAA
- a CDS encoding [protein-PII] uridylyltransferase family protein, with amino-acid sequence MEKFELLKKDFIESLSKEKKQFLKDLTFYSKCLRDFLLRHEEYLDYFYENLDLDLLGREKLIKEATKLLDISSENEFITNLTIFKMKHFGRIVSKDIYNKHTLPELMKEYSYVADATLEIAFQRSWQIAEKKYGKPLDNEKNPVYASVIALGKLGGLELNYYSDIDLMYIYDNEGKTEKGFTNKEFFSFLFSKLNQFLTKRNIEGQTWIIDLDLRPNGKSGFIAYSLPALETYYWTVGRVWERHMLIKARHSAGNKNTTEEFLKIVKPFVYKSFTSKDEIKEIIEMKKLIEKDALSVNKDEFDLKKGDGGIREVEFTAQILQLIYAGKDKYLQERSTYKTIQKLKERGILTEEDADILTSAYLFYRKLEHIIQIENCQQTQKFKYKNADIYAKKLNLKDGNELLEKLNDYREKVKKIFNSLQLEDTKELSPLQKYIFTKHNEDEALNYLASIGFKDPKWALSRIKEIFFSKDFILLSEDFKEALFNFLPELEKQLKEYEYKTDFLKNLTNMLIEGKMLPIFASAILQNKKLVEFILNIAKVSDYISNLMAKDPELLDFAFGVEDILKTKQDFEKELELIKSDNFLEKLNKLKNIVQVLASLRYISQIHLDNAEERLLELNQILTNLADFIIEKIYKHETKENIPIVIYGLGKLGSKEMNIGSDLDLIFSFSDINAKQKYEKIPVNIIKSLTKYTRMGILYQIDLRLRPYGKSGELSPTINYYEKYFKNEARSWERLAWTKARFITGDISLKEKMEKLIEDFLFSKTVDNNFIYDIYEMRMRLEGISNEKSDEIDIKLGYGGIVDLEFLAQLKALKEKIRIRSTFKIIKDYYPEMIDKYIFLREVETRLRMIKATGISRIGKNSPYIYRLAKSFNLDEEKLWKKILETRKDIRRFFLKNVKEKV; translated from the coding sequence ATGGAAAAATTTGAACTTCTAAAAAAAGATTTTATAGAAAGTTTATCAAAAGAAAAGAAACAGTTTTTAAAAGATTTAACTTTTTATTCCAAATGTTTAAGAGATTTTTTACTGAGACATGAAGAATACCTTGATTATTTTTACGAAAATCTTGATTTAGATCTCTTAGGTAGAGAAAAATTAATAAAAGAAGCAACAAAGCTACTTGATATATCATCTGAAAATGAGTTTATTACTAATCTAACTATTTTTAAAATGAAACATTTTGGGAGAATTGTATCAAAGGATATTTATAATAAACATACCTTACCTGAACTTATGAAAGAATATTCTTATGTTGCAGATGCTACTTTAGAAATTGCTTTTCAAAGAAGTTGGCAGATAGCAGAAAAAAAATATGGAAAACCATTAGATAATGAAAAAAATCCTGTTTATGCATCAGTTATAGCTCTTGGAAAGCTTGGTGGTCTTGAACTTAATTATTATTCAGATATAGATTTAATGTATATATATGATAATGAAGGAAAAACAGAAAAAGGATTTACAAATAAAGAGTTTTTTAGTTTTTTATTTTCAAAATTAAATCAGTTTTTAACAAAAAGAAATATTGAAGGTCAAACTTGGATAATTGATCTTGATTTAAGGCCAAATGGTAAAAGTGGGTTTATAGCATATTCTTTACCAGCTTTAGAAACATATTACTGGACTGTAGGTAGAGTTTGGGAAAGGCATATGCTTATAAAAGCAAGACATAGTGCAGGAAATAAAAACACAACTGAAGAGTTCTTAAAGATAGTTAAACCTTTTGTTTACAAAAGTTTTACTTCAAAAGATGAGATAAAAGAGATAATAGAAATGAAAAAATTAATAGAAAAAGATGCATTAAGTGTAAATAAAGATGAGTTTGATTTAAAAAAAGGTGATGGAGGAATTAGGGAAGTAGAGTTTACAGCTCAAATTCTTCAGCTTATTTATGCAGGGAAAGATAAATATCTTCAAGAAAGAAGTACATATAAAACAATACAAAAATTAAAAGAAAGAGGAATACTAACTGAAGAAGATGCAGATATTTTAACAAGTGCATATCTATTTTATAGAAAACTTGAGCATATTATTCAGATAGAAAACTGTCAACAAACTCAAAAATTTAAATATAAAAATGCAGATATATATGCAAAAAAATTAAATTTAAAAGATGGTAATGAGCTTTTAGAAAAGTTAAATGACTATAGAGAAAAAGTAAAGAAAATTTTTAATTCTTTACAATTAGAAGATACAAAAGAACTTAGTCCTCTTCAAAAATATATATTCACAAAACATAATGAAGATGAAGCTTTAAATTATTTAGCTTCAATAGGTTTTAAAGATCCAAAATGGGCTTTAAGTAGGATTAAAGAGATATTTTTTAGTAAAGATTTTATTCTGTTAAGTGAAGATTTTAAAGAAGCTTTATTTAACTTTTTACCTGAACTTGAAAAACAGCTTAAAGAGTATGAATACAAAACAGATTTTTTAAAGAATCTTACAAATATGCTTATTGAAGGTAAAATGCTACCAATCTTTGCATCTGCAATCTTGCAAAATAAAAAACTGGTTGAGTTTATACTGAATATAGCTAAGGTATCAGATTATATATCAAATCTTATGGCAAAAGACCCAGAGCTTTTAGATTTTGCTTTTGGAGTTGAAGATATACTAAAAACTAAACAAGATTTTGAAAAAGAGCTTGAACTTATAAAATCAGATAACTTTTTAGAAAAATTAAATAAACTAAAAAATATAGTACAAGTTTTAGCATCTTTAAGATATATTTCTCAAATACATTTAGATAATGCAGAAGAAAGACTTTTAGAACTTAATCAAATTTTAACAAATCTTGCAGATTTTATAATTGAAAAGATTTATAAGCATGAAACAAAAGAAAATATACCGATTGTAATTTATGGGCTTGGAAAACTTGGAAGTAAAGAAATGAATATAGGTTCTGATTTAGATTTAATATTTTCATTTTCAGATATAAATGCAAAACAAAAATATGAAAAAATACCTGTTAATATAATTAAATCTTTAACAAAATATACAAGAATGGGAATTTTATATCAGATAGATTTAAGACTTAGGCCTTATGGAAAATCAGGGGAACTTTCTCCAACTATAAATTATTACGAAAAATATTTTAAAAATGAAGCTCGTTCGTGGGAAAGGCTTGCTTGGACTAAAGCAAGATTTATCACTGGTGATATATCTTTAAAAGAGAAGATGGAAAAATTAATAGAAGATTTCTTATTTTCTAAAACCGTAGATAATAACTTTATATATGATATTTATGAAATGAGAATGAGACTTGAAGGAATTTCAAATGAAAAATCAGATGAGATAGATATAAAACTTGGATATGGTGGGATTGTAGATTTAGAATTTTTAGCACAGTTAAAAGCTTTAAAAGAAAAGATAAGAATTAGATCTACTTTTAAGATTATAAAAGATTATTATCCAGAAATGATTGACAAATATATTTTCCTTAGAGAAGTAGAAACAAGACTTAGAATGATAAAAGCAACAGGTATTTCAAGAATTGGAAAAAATTCTCCATATATTTATAGACTTGCAAAATCTTTTAATTTAGATGAAGAAAAACTTTGGAAAAAAATATTAGAAACAAGAAAAGATATTAGAAGATTTTTCTTAAAAAATGTAAAAGAAAAAGTTTAA
- a CDS encoding YqhA family protein produces MRKIIEQVVERILWESRFMIFLAVIASIIGAFILVLVGTYDIIIVLKDSFHAFSSLEHFEGFHKEAVKHIVSAVDVYLIATVLLIFGLGLYELFISKIDAAETNNRASKILVVHTLDQLKDKLAKVIVMVLTVTFFKFAIDFHYENIKTLLFLAVGILAISLSIYFLHKGGEYPSENNEKSH; encoded by the coding sequence AGTAGTAGAAAGAATACTTTGGGAAAGTAGATTTATGATATTTCTTGCTGTAATAGCAAGTATTATTGGGGCTTTTATTTTAGTCTTAGTAGGAACTTATGACATAATAATTGTATTAAAAGATTCTTTTCATGCATTTTCTTCTTTAGAACATTTTGAAGGATTTCATAAAGAAGCAGTAAAACATATAGTAAGTGCAGTTGATGTTTATCTTATTGCTACTGTTTTATTAATTTTTGGCCTTGGGCTTTATGAACTTTTCATTAGTAAAATAGATGCTGCCGAAACCAATAATAGAGCTTCAAAAATTTTAGTTGTTCATACATTGGATCAATTAAAAGATAAACTTGCTAAAGTAATTGTTATGGTTTTAACAGTTACATTCTTTAAATTTGCAATAGATTTTCATTATGAAAATATAAAAACTTTACTATTTTTAGCAGTTGGAATTTTAGCTATATCTCTCTCAATCTACTTTTTACATAAAGGTGGTGAATATCCTTCAGAAAATAACGAAAAATCACATTAA
- the aroC gene encoding chorismate synthase produces MGRLRFLNAGESHGPALTAIIEGIPSNLKISSDYINKELARRQKGYGRGGRMKIEKDKVKILSGVRFGYTLGSPITLMVENKDWENWTDIMAIEGEPVDKRQITNPRPGHADLVGGIKYGFEDLRNVLERASARETTTRVAVGAVCKQLLEDIGIKIGSYVVSIGNLSIREKLENIPLEKRAEVAEKSEVRIPIPEEDEKFKQLIDEAKKEGESLGGIFEVFATGVPIGLGSHVQWDRRLDGRIAQAMMSIQAMKAVEIGEGFGLSQKFGSQAHDEIFWDKEKGFYHKTNRAGGIEGGITNGEPIIVRVGMKPIPTLMRKKSLQSVDIKTKQPFDAAKERSDVTAVPAAAVVGEAMLAIVLADAILEKFGNDNWIQIKQRMENYKKYVKEYP; encoded by the coding sequence TTGGGAAGATTAAGATTTTTAAATGCTGGAGAATCTCATGGGCCAGCTCTTACTGCAATAATTGAAGGAATACCATCAAATTTAAAAATATCATCTGATTATATAAATAAAGAACTTGCAAGAAGACAAAAAGGATACGGTCGTGGTGGCCGTATGAAAATAGAAAAAGATAAAGTAAAAATACTTTCAGGAGTAAGATTTGGATATACTCTTGGAAGTCCAATTACATTAATGGTAGAAAACAAAGATTGGGAAAACTGGACAGATATAATGGCTATTGAAGGTGAGCCTGTTGATAAAAGACAGATAACAAATCCAAGGCCTGGACATGCTGATTTAGTTGGTGGTATAAAATATGGATTTGAAGACTTAAGAAATGTTCTTGAAAGAGCATCTGCAAGAGAAACAACAACAAGAGTAGCTGTTGGTGCAGTATGTAAACAATTACTTGAAGATATTGGAATAAAAATAGGAAGTTATGTAGTTTCTATTGGAAACCTTTCTATTAGAGAAAAATTAGAAAATATTCCATTAGAGAAAAGGGCAGAAGTAGCAGAAAAATCTGAAGTTAGAATACCTATACCTGAAGAAGATGAAAAATTTAAGCAATTAATAGATGAAGCTAAAAAAGAAGGAGAAAGCTTAGGGGGAATATTTGAAGTTTTTGCTACAGGTGTTCCTATTGGACTTGGTTCTCATGTTCAATGGGATAGAAGACTTGATGGAAGAATTGCTCAAGCAATGATGAGTATTCAAGCAATGAAAGCAGTTGAAATAGGAGAAGGCTTTGGACTATCTCAAAAATTTGGCTCACAAGCTCATGATGAGATATTCTGGGATAAAGAAAAAGGCTTTTATCATAAAACAAATAGAGCAGGTGGCATAGAAGGTGGTATTACCAATGGAGAGCCAATTATAGTAAGAGTAGGAATGAAACCAATACCAACCTTAATGAGAAAAAAATCATTACAATCAGTAGATATAAAAACAAAACAGCCTTTTGATGCGGCAAAAGAAAGATCAGATGTTACTGCTGTACCAGCAGCAGCAGTTGTAGGAGAAGCTATGCTTGCAATTGTTTTAGCTGATGCAATTCTTGAAAAATTTGGCAATGATAACTGGATTCAAATAAAACAAAGAATGGAAAATTATAAAAAATATGTAAAAGAATATCCATAA
- a CDS encoding sigma-70 family RNA polymerase sigma factor, which yields MKKFQYEEGVSYYLKRISDIPLLSPEEEKKLSKKAKKGDKEAINKLVKSNLRFVVNIAKNYVGYGVPFQELISAGNIGLIEAAKRFDPDRGVRFISYAVWWIKQSIFQTIQTQKDTIRIPQKTSNLSMKIDNVYLNLKDYLGREPTYEDIKKELEKENIKVDEETIKNFLLIKRHSVSLDTPVDTDEGTLFIDFLSKHSTKDIEKDILEEEIKREVEKLLKFLTDRERFIIEQRFGLTGEEPKTLREIGQILGISRERVRQIEIKALKKIRALATKRHLKDLLGMSNN from the coding sequence ATGAAAAAATTTCAGTATGAAGAAGGGGTTTCATATTATTTAAAAAGAATATCTGATATTCCACTTTTATCTCCAGAAGAAGAAAAAAAGCTGTCTAAAAAAGCTAAAAAAGGAGATAAAGAAGCTATAAATAAATTAGTTAAATCTAATCTTAGATTTGTTGTTAATATTGCTAAAAATTATGTTGGATATGGAGTTCCATTTCAAGAGTTAATATCAGCAGGTAATATAGGACTTATAGAAGCAGCAAAAAGATTTGATCCAGATAGAGGAGTTAGATTTATATCATATGCAGTATGGTGGATTAAACAATCAATCTTCCAAACAATACAAACCCAAAAAGATACAATCAGGATACCTCAAAAAACATCAAATTTATCAATGAAGATAGATAATGTTTATCTTAATTTAAAAGATTATTTAGGAAGAGAACCAACTTATGAAGATATAAAAAAAGAGTTAGAAAAAGAAAATATAAAAGTAGATGAAGAAACAATAAAAAATTTCCTTTTAATTAAAAGACATTCAGTTTCATTAGATACACCTGTTGACACTGATGAAGGAACATTATTTATTGATTTTTTATCAAAGCATAGTACAAAAGATATAGAAAAAGATATTTTAGAAGAAGAAATTAAAAGAGAAGTAGAAAAATTATTAAAATTTTTAACAGATAGAGAAAGATTTATTATTGAACAAAGATTTGGGCTTACAGGAGAAGAACCAAAAACTTTAAGAGAGATAGGACAAATACTTGGTATATCAAGGGAAAGAGTAAGACAGATAGAGATAAAAGCTTTAAAAAAGATTAGAGCTTTAGCTACAAAAAGACATTTAAAAGATTTATTAGGAATGTCTAATAACTAA